A stretch of Carnobacterium iners DNA encodes these proteins:
- a CDS encoding TraX family protein — MKKSAKLSKLSFTGSTLKWIAIVTMLIDHIGAFLIEPYLLSQGVNTVSLFLATDLPTGSSYYLLYQTYVIFRLIGRLSFPIFAFLLVEEFLYTRHLKKYISQLGLFALLSEIPFDLASKGVLLEFSHQNIFFTLFIGLLCIAIFDLFDKKQDSKWIILLLALLISELLKVDYSIIGILSIFIFYYFHDHVLLRTILNGPLFLMNLTAIFSFIPIQLYNGKRGKQNKTFFYLFYPGHLILLFLIRMIFIA, encoded by the coding sequence ATAAAAAAATCAGCTAAATTAAGTAAGCTGTCTTTTACCGGTAGCACGCTAAAATGGATTGCCATCGTTACCATGTTAATCGACCATATCGGCGCTTTTTTAATTGAACCTTATTTATTGAGTCAGGGAGTAAATACTGTCTCACTATTTTTAGCAACCGATTTGCCAACAGGTAGTTCTTATTACTTGCTTTATCAAACATATGTGATTTTTAGACTGATTGGAAGATTATCTTTTCCTATTTTTGCCTTTCTTCTTGTAGAAGAATTCCTCTATACGCGTCACTTAAAAAAATACATTAGTCAATTGGGACTGTTCGCTCTGCTATCAGAAATTCCATTTGATCTGGCAAGTAAAGGTGTCTTACTCGAATTTTCTCATCAAAATATTTTCTTTACGCTATTTATTGGTCTTTTATGTATCGCTATTTTTGATTTATTCGATAAAAAACAAGATAGCAAGTGGATCATACTTCTTTTAGCGCTTCTCATTAGTGAACTTTTAAAAGTAGATTACTCTATAATCGGTATATTAAGTATCTTTATCTTTTATTATTTTCATGACCACGTTCTATTGAGAACAATCTTAAATGGTCCATTATTTTTAATGAATCTTACAGCTATTTTTTCTTTCATTCCTATTCAACTTTACAATGGAAAAAGAGGTAAACAAAATAAAACTTTCTTTTATCTTTTTTATCCTGGTCACCTTATTTTATTGTTTCTAATTCGGATGATTTTCATTGCCTGA